A window of the Radiobacillus deserti genome harbors these coding sequences:
- a CDS encoding FecCD family ABC transporter permease produces MKRRTKTWIVAITLILAIIVTLLISLNMGVIRITPSQVFQTLLGNGSEQNALVLFQFRLPRMVIALLIGAGMAVSGAILQSVTHNELADPGIIGINAGAGFFVVLYIYYFQDSIVQLGGTLSVYILPLFALGGSLVAAILIYVISWKNGVNPIRLILVGIGINSMFAALIIIFQLKMDPDDFTRATVWLTGDISGTDWSYVLALLPWILLFVPFAFYKAKSLDTLHLGDDVAKGLGTRVEGERSLLLFIAVALAGACVAVGGGIAFIGLVIPHLARKLVGATHQTILPISALMGALLLVLADTIGRNLLAPSEIPVGIVVSVIGGGYFIYLLMKS; encoded by the coding sequence ATGAAAAGACGCACCAAAACATGGATAGTAGCCATTACGTTGATTCTTGCTATTATTGTGACGTTATTAATCAGTTTAAATATGGGAGTTATACGCATTACTCCTAGCCAAGTTTTCCAAACCTTGTTAGGGAATGGTAGTGAACAAAATGCGTTAGTTTTATTTCAATTTCGCTTACCACGAATGGTCATCGCTTTATTAATCGGTGCTGGGATGGCTGTATCCGGAGCTATTTTACAAAGTGTTACACACAATGAATTAGCTGATCCTGGTATTATCGGTATCAATGCTGGAGCCGGATTTTTTGTCGTACTCTACATTTATTACTTCCAAGATAGCATTGTTCAGTTAGGCGGCACGTTATCTGTATATATTTTACCCTTATTTGCACTAGGAGGCTCCCTTGTTGCAGCCATTTTAATCTACGTCATTTCCTGGAAAAATGGAGTAAACCCAATTCGTTTGATTTTAGTAGGGATTGGTATTAATAGTATGTTTGCCGCTCTAATCATCATTTTCCAACTAAAGATGGATCCCGATGATTTTACTCGAGCAACTGTCTGGCTAACAGGTGATATCTCTGGTACGGATTGGTCCTATGTGCTTGCTTTGTTACCTTGGATTCTCTTATTCGTTCCATTTGCCTTTTATAAAGCAAAATCTCTAGACACCCTTCATCTTGGCGATGATGTCGCAAAAGGACTTGGAACTCGTGTAGAAGGGGAAAGAAGCTTACTTCTTTTTATTGCGGTTGCATTAGCTGGTGCTTGTGTAGCAGTAGGTGGAGGGATTGCCTTTATCGGACTCGTCATCCCACACTTAGCTAGAAAATTAGTAGGGGCTACTCATCAAACCATACTACCAATCTCCGCCTTAATGGGGGCGCTTTTACTCGTCTTAGCAGATACAATAGGGCGCAACTTGTTAGCTCCATCGGAAATCCCTGTTGGTATTGTTGTTTCTGTCATTGGTGGAGGGTATTTTATCTATTTGTTAATGAAATCTTAA
- a CDS encoding DUF2642 domain-containing protein, translating to MNPDHIVSTDHNFMFFVKTCQMVTIMPIS from the coding sequence ATGAATCCAGATCATATTGTGTCAACAGATCACAATTTCATGTTCTTTGTAAAAACGTGTCAAATGGTTACCATTATGCCAATCTCATAA
- a CDS encoding FecCD family ABC transporter permease translates to MTGHSTDEETPQRSNIVSRPLVATSILIGGLGFLFLTMCLSILYGAADIQFRTIWESLYSYDPSSTAHQIIRNLRIPRAIVAALIGAALAMSGSIMQGMTRNPLASPSIMGVTAGATFMMAIALALFPHSSNLMLMLWGFVGAGLGTGIVFVVGSISKTGLTPVKLALAGTAVTAILSSLSTAISIHFDIAKDVSFWYAGGVSSVQWIHVQLLAPVALIGFVIAIIVAGSITVLNLGDDVARGLGQQTLLVKIISTLVVLLLTGAAVSISGTIGFIGLVIPHITRFLVGVNYRWIIPCSAILGGILLVVADTISRMINPPFETPVGTVTAIIGVPFFLYLARREGRGL, encoded by the coding sequence ATGACTGGACATTCAACCGATGAAGAAACGCCACAACGATCGAATATCGTGTCAAGACCACTCGTTGCTACGAGTATATTAATTGGTGGTTTAGGGTTTTTATTTCTTACCATGTGTTTATCTATATTATATGGAGCTGCTGACATTCAATTTCGGACCATATGGGAAAGTCTATATTCCTACGATCCATCCTCAACAGCACATCAAATCATTCGAAATTTAAGAATTCCGAGGGCAATAGTTGCTGCTTTGATTGGTGCTGCTCTAGCGATGTCTGGCTCGATTATGCAAGGGATGACCCGAAATCCACTCGCTTCTCCTTCTATCATGGGGGTTACAGCAGGTGCGACCTTTATGATGGCAATTGCACTGGCATTATTTCCCCACTCATCGAATCTGATGCTCATGCTTTGGGGATTTGTTGGGGCAGGCCTTGGAACTGGGATTGTTTTCGTAGTCGGCTCCATCTCTAAAACAGGGCTAACACCTGTTAAGCTTGCGCTTGCCGGAACAGCGGTAACCGCTATCCTAAGCTCTTTATCCACTGCTATTTCCATTCACTTTGACATCGCGAAGGATGTTAGCTTTTGGTATGCGGGTGGTGTCTCTAGTGTGCAATGGATTCACGTACAATTATTAGCTCCAGTCGCGTTAATTGGGTTTGTGATTGCTATTATCGTTGCAGGATCTATTACCGTCTTAAATCTAGGTGATGACGTTGCGAGAGGACTTGGCCAACAAACATTATTAGTAAAGATCATCAGTACGCTCGTTGTTCTCCTCTTAACAGGAGCCGCTGTCTCCATTTCCGGTACGATTGGATTTATCGGTTTAGTCATTCCGCATATTACCCGGTTCCTTGTTGGGGTTAATTATCGTTGGATTATTCCCTGCTCTGCCATCTTAGGTGGAATTCTATTAGTAGTTGCAGATACGATTTCTCGTATGATTAATCCACCGTTCGAAACACCTGTAGGAACGGTTACTGCTATTATCGGCGTTCCCTTCTTTTTATACTTAGCTCGTCGAGAAGGGAGAGGCTTATAA
- a CDS encoding iron-hydroxamate ABC transporter substrate-binding protein, which translates to MKKQKYLYMLATLFAFLFLVACGNGNETDDNASDTEKEKEQMETEEAAKERTLTDAMGHEVTIPAEPKRVIASYLEDYLVALGITPVAQWSVQDGASIQDYLQDSLKDVPTIPHDLPYETVASFEPDLIILDSASMAEGNKYDQYNSIAPTYVIGEAQNNAWREEFKEIGKVFGMEEKAQEVLDDYEKKAADAKEEINAAIGDESVAAIWLVANTFYVVSENLSSGDVLYNDLGLAVPDVVKEISESSEQNWSEISLEKLAELDADHIFLINSDKANGSTALEDEIWQNIPAVKNGNIYEYDPTSSWLYTGPVANSKMLDYALESLTK; encoded by the coding sequence ATGAAAAAGCAAAAATATTTGTACATGCTAGCGACTTTGTTTGCATTTCTATTTCTTGTAGCGTGTGGAAATGGGAATGAAACAGATGATAACGCTTCAGATACGGAAAAGGAAAAAGAACAAATGGAAACAGAGGAAGCAGCAAAAGAAAGAACGTTAACAGATGCTATGGGGCATGAAGTTACGATTCCTGCTGAGCCAAAAAGAGTGATTGCTTCCTACCTAGAAGATTACTTAGTAGCACTAGGAATTACACCAGTTGCACAATGGTCTGTCCAAGATGGAGCTAGTATCCAAGATTACTTACAAGATTCCTTAAAAGATGTGCCTACAATCCCACATGACCTCCCTTACGAAACTGTGGCAAGCTTTGAGCCGGATTTAATTATCTTAGATTCTGCTTCTATGGCTGAAGGAAATAAATATGATCAGTACAATTCTATTGCCCCAACTTATGTCATTGGTGAAGCACAAAACAATGCATGGAGAGAAGAGTTTAAAGAAATTGGTAAAGTCTTTGGCATGGAAGAAAAAGCGCAAGAAGTGCTAGATGACTACGAGAAAAAAGCAGCAGATGCGAAAGAAGAAATTAATGCTGCGATTGGTGATGAGTCTGTAGCAGCTATTTGGTTAGTAGCGAATACGTTTTATGTAGTTAGTGAAAATCTATCTAGTGGAGACGTTCTATACAATGATTTAGGACTAGCAGTACCTGATGTAGTGAAAGAAATTTCCGAAAGCTCAGAACAGAACTGGTCTGAGATTTCTCTTGAAAAGCTAGCTGAACTTGATGCTGATCATATTTTCTTAATTAACAGTGATAAAGCAAATGGTTCAACGGCATTAGAAGACGAAATCTGGCAAAATATTCCGGCGGTGAAGAATGGGAATATTTATGAATATGACCCAACATCTAGCTGGTTGTATACAGGGCCAGTTGCGAACAGTAAAATGCTTGATTATGCTTTAGAGTCCCTAACAAAATAA
- the guaC gene encoding GMP reductase, producing the protein MENVFDYEDIQLIPAKCIVDSRSECDTSVKFGKHTFKLPVVPANMQTIIDEKIAIYLAENGYFYVMHRFEPETRAAFIQDMQKRGLIASISVGVKEEEYAFIEQLAKEEIIPDYITIDIAHGHSNAVIHMIQHIKKLIPQSFVIAGNVGTPEAVRELENAGADATKVGIGPGKVCITKIKTGFGTGGWQLAALRWCAKAASKPIIADGGIRTHGDIAKSIRFGATMVMIGSLFAGHEESPGETIERDGKLYKEYFGSASEFQKGEKKNVEGKRMHVEHKGSLQDTLVEMEQDLQSSISYAGGNKLDAIRNVDYVIVKNSIFNGDKVY; encoded by the coding sequence ATGGAAAACGTATTTGATTACGAAGATATTCAATTAATTCCCGCAAAATGTATCGTCGATAGTCGTTCTGAGTGTGATACAAGTGTGAAATTTGGAAAACATACCTTTAAACTTCCAGTCGTTCCTGCTAACATGCAAACGATTATAGATGAAAAAATTGCCATCTATCTTGCTGAAAATGGTTATTTTTATGTGATGCACAGATTTGAGCCAGAAACGAGAGCTGCATTCATTCAAGACATGCAGAAGCGTGGTCTTATCGCATCCATCAGTGTCGGGGTGAAAGAAGAAGAGTATGCTTTTATCGAGCAGTTGGCAAAGGAAGAAATAATTCCAGACTATATTACAATCGATATTGCCCATGGACACTCCAATGCTGTTATCCATATGATCCAACATATTAAAAAACTGATCCCACAAAGCTTTGTGATTGCTGGAAATGTTGGTACACCGGAAGCTGTTCGTGAACTAGAGAACGCTGGTGCGGATGCTACTAAAGTAGGAATTGGTCCTGGTAAAGTATGTATTACAAAGATTAAAACAGGATTTGGTACAGGCGGCTGGCAATTAGCAGCACTTCGTTGGTGTGCAAAAGCAGCAAGTAAACCAATTATTGCGGACGGAGGGATTCGCACGCACGGTGATATAGCGAAATCTATTCGATTTGGAGCTACTATGGTGATGATTGGCTCTCTGTTCGCAGGTCATGAAGAATCACCTGGAGAAACAATCGAAAGGGATGGAAAGCTATATAAAGAATATTTTGGATCTGCATCTGAATTTCAAAAAGGTGAGAAGAAAAACGTAGAGGGAAAAAGAATGCACGTGGAACATAAAGGTTCCCTACAAGATACGTTAGTGGAAATGGAACAAGATCTACAATCCTCTATCTCTTATGCTGGTGGAAACAAATTGGACGCGATTCGGAACGTAGATTATGTAATTGTAAAGAATTCCATTTTTAACGGAGATAAAGTTTATTAA